A window of Candidatus Gracilibacteria bacterium genomic DNA:
TGCTTTCACAAATTAGAAAAGCTCAAGAAACAAATACATAAAAAATAAATTCAAAAAAACACTTCAATATGAAGTGTTTTTTTCAAAAGTTTTAATGGTCGGGAACGCGAGACTCGAACTCACAACCCCACGCTCCCAAAGCGTGTGCGCTAGCCAATTGCGCCAGTTCCCGAGGCTATAAATCCCTTTGTTTATTTTATGGTGGGTATAGATAGATTTGAACTATCGACCTCACGATTATCAGTCGTGCGCTCTAACCAGCTGAGCTATACACCCGTATAATAAAAGACTTAGGTGTTAGAATTTATTTCAGATGTTTGGCATCTCTAATCCTAAATCCTAAGTCTTTTGTGTTTTTAATAATGGAGCGGGTGATGAGACTCGAACTCACAACCCTCTGCTTGGAAGGCAGATGCTCTAGCCAATTGAGCTACACCCGCATAACTATTAAAAGCTTGGGTATTGTATAAAAAATCTCTCCTCTGTCAAAATTTTTTATTCCTTTTTTATTATTTTCCTATTCTTTTAAATCAATGCTCCCAGTTTGTATAATGTTTCCATTTACTCGAAAGAATATATTTTTGGGTGAATCCTTAATTCTTATGCTGCTTTTACTGGTTGAAATATCTATATAAACAGGTATTTGTTCATAGTTTCTTTCTTGTATTGCAAGTTGCCTCACAGCAAATACGTATCCCAAAAAAAATGATAGTATTATCAACATACTTGAAGCAAGTAATTTTATTGTTTCCGTTTTCATAGTGATTTTTGATGAGCAATATAACATTGTTCTATAAGCATGGCAACGGTCATTGGCCCTACTCAACCAGGTACAGGAGTGATGAGATTTCATTGTTTCAGTATAGTATCGTATGTTGCGTCTCATTGCAGTTTTCAATCTATAATACTAAAACCTACATCTATTACGACAGTATTACTTCCTATCATCGATTCCGTAAGTATATGAGCTTGTCCTGTAGCTAATATTACTATATCAGCATCTTTTGTATACATTGTAAAATCGGGAGTCTGAGAATTGCAGCTCACAACAGTTGCTCATGCGTTTATACATAAAAGAGCCATTGGTTTTCACACAATATTACTTCTGCCCAGTATCACTACTTTTTTTCATGCAAGCGTGATATCATACTCATTGAGAAGTCTCAGAATTCATTTTGGAGTGCAAGGAATAAATCAGCTCTCATCTCAAAGCATAAGTTTTCATTGATTGAGTGGGTGAAATCAATCTATATCTTTACTGGGATCAATGGCTTGAAAAATTTTATGTGTATCAATATGTTGAGGAAGAGGGAGTTGCACGATATACCCAGATACAGAATTATCCTTGTTAATTTCTTTTATGTGATCTAAAAGTGATGACTCAGATATATCAGCTGGATAATGAAAGAGGGTAAACTCCATTCAAATTTGCTCAGCAAATTTACGTTTCTGTTTTATATACCTCAAACTCGGTGAAGCTGAATCTCATACTAAAATAGCTCACAAACATGGCTTTGTTGGTGAATCCTGTATTTTTATTTTAAGCTCATCGTATATAGTTTGAGCTATTTTTTTTCCATCAATTTTCATCGGCTCGTGTATCAAGAGTAGTATCACAAGATTAGACAAGTTTCTCTACATTGCAAATTTAATGTAGTGATATATACTGGAGTAAATAAGTATTAATGAAAATATCTATGCATCGCAAACTCTACGCATTTCTCATCCTGATTTGAACCATTTGAGCTCTAGTGCTGTTTTATCTCTATTTTTTTGTATTTTATACTTCTCAGCTGAGTTTTAATTCAAATATTTGAGAATACAAAGTTACTTTATATTCACCATCACTTGCTCAAAAAAAAGAGCAACTTTGTCCTCAGTCACTATGTATTATAAATGATGTATCTCCTTTTGAATACAATATTAGTATTTCGAAAGACGGATATGAAACTAAGAACTTAAATATAGTTGTCTGAGCTCGACAAAATCAGGAGATACTCATCGAGCTTCAAAAAAAAGCAGTTCTTGAAGAGGTCCTCGATATGAAAGCACTAGAAACTCCACAAGAAAAAATACAAAGACTGAGAGATAACAATCTTTCATTTGCGAGATTTCAAATAAATACTGAAAGTGAGATACGATTCACAGAAGAATCAAACACTCTTAAAATGTTATATATAACTTGAAGTTCTAAGCGAGAAATACAAAGTTTTCCTAAAATTTCAGCTGATAGTA
This region includes:
- a CDS encoding bifunctional 5,10-methylenetetrahydrofolate dehydrogenase/5,10-methenyltetrahydrofolate cyclohydrolase produces the protein MKIDGKKIAQTIYDELKIKIQDSPTKPCLGAILVGDSASPSLRYIKQKRKFAEQIGMEFTLFHYPADISESSLLDHIKEINKDNSVSGYIVQLPLPQHIDTHKIFQAIDPSKDIDGFHPLNQGKLMLGDESGFIPCTPKGILRLLNEYDITLAGKKVVILGRSNIVGKPMALLCINAGATVVSCNSQTPDFTMYTKDADIVILATGQAHILTESMIGSNTVVIDVGFSIIDGKLQGDATYDTILKQGNLITPVPGGVGPMTVAMLIEQCYIAHQKSLGKRKQ